From the Streptomyces nigrescens genome, one window contains:
- a CDS encoding acyl-CoA dehydrogenase family protein: MTVTHEVVNQAPPLTGFSTADEPALLEALRRDGAEWGVREVTELGALAGSAAVQEQARWAEEQPPRLHTHDRFGHRIDEVAFHPAWHQLMTVAVEHGLHAAPWADGRSGAHLVRAAKFYVWSQAEAGHGCPISMTYAAVPALRAAPDLAAQYEPLLAARSYDFGLRAPLTKSGLIAGMSMTEKQGGSDVRANTTRAVPAGDGTYRITGHKWFTSAPMSDVFLALAQTEEGLGCFLVPRVLPDGTLNGMRLMRLKDKLGNRSNASSEIEYDEAVAWPVGEPGRGVRTIVEMVNMTRLDCVLGSAAGMRAGLRQALHHTAHRRAFGRQLDRQPLMRSVLADLAVESEAATLLGMRLATAVDRSQAGDAGEAALRRLALAAGKYWVCKRGSTHAAEALECLGGNGYVEDSGMPRLYREAPLLSIWEGSGNVAALDVLRALGKEPAALDAFFAEVETAAGADRRLDAAVAGVRKMLGGLAEPERAQLMARSLAERMALVLQGSLLVRHSHPAVADAFCASRLDGEWGNAFGTLPAGVDLTSVLERARPDAPGAAGNAV, translated from the coding sequence ATGACCGTCACCCATGAAGTCGTGAATCAGGCCCCGCCGCTGACCGGGTTCAGCACGGCGGACGAGCCGGCCCTGCTGGAGGCGCTGCGCCGGGACGGCGCCGAGTGGGGCGTGCGGGAGGTGACCGAGCTCGGCGCGCTGGCCGGTTCCGCGGCGGTGCAGGAGCAGGCCCGCTGGGCGGAGGAGCAGCCGCCGCGGCTGCACACCCACGACCGGTTCGGCCACCGCATCGACGAGGTCGCCTTCCATCCGGCCTGGCATCAGCTGATGACCGTCGCGGTGGAGCACGGGCTGCACGCCGCGCCCTGGGCCGACGGCCGCTCCGGGGCGCATCTGGTGCGCGCCGCGAAGTTCTACGTCTGGTCGCAGGCCGAGGCGGGACACGGCTGTCCGATCTCGATGACGTACGCCGCCGTGCCCGCGCTGCGTGCCGCGCCGGATCTCGCCGCGCAGTACGAACCGCTGCTCGCCGCCCGCAGCTACGACTTCGGGCTGCGCGCGCCGCTGACCAAGTCGGGCCTGATCGCCGGCATGTCGATGACGGAGAAGCAGGGCGGCTCCGACGTACGGGCCAACACCACGCGCGCGGTGCCGGCCGGCGACGGCACGTACCGCATCACCGGCCACAAGTGGTTCACCTCGGCGCCGATGAGCGATGTGTTCCTGGCGCTGGCGCAGACCGAGGAGGGGCTCGGCTGCTTCCTGGTGCCGCGGGTGCTGCCGGACGGCACGCTCAACGGGATGCGGCTGATGCGGCTCAAGGACAAGCTGGGCAACCGCTCCAACGCCTCCTCCGAGATCGAGTACGACGAGGCAGTGGCCTGGCCGGTCGGCGAGCCGGGCCGCGGGGTGCGGACCATCGTCGAGATGGTGAACATGACCCGGCTGGACTGTGTGCTGGGGTCGGCGGCCGGGATGCGGGCCGGGCTGCGGCAGGCGCTGCACCACACCGCTCACCGCCGGGCGTTCGGACGGCAGCTGGACCGCCAGCCGCTGATGCGTTCGGTGCTCGCCGATCTGGCGGTCGAGTCGGAAGCGGCGACCCTGCTGGGGATGCGGCTGGCGACGGCGGTGGACCGCTCGCAGGCCGGGGACGCCGGGGAGGCGGCGCTGCGCCGGCTGGCACTGGCGGCCGGCAAGTACTGGGTGTGCAAGCGGGGCAGCACCCATGCCGCGGAGGCGCTGGAGTGCCTGGGCGGCAACGGCTATGTCGAGGATTCCGGTATGCCGCGGCTCTACCGGGAGGCGCCGCTGCTGTCCATCTGGGAGGGCTCGGGAAATGTCGCCGCGCTCGATGTGCTGCGGGCACTGGGCAAGGAACCGGCCGCGCTGGACGCGTTCTTCGCCGAGGTGGAGACCGCGGCGGGCGCCGACCGGCGGCTGGACGCGGCGGTGGCCGGGGTCCGCAAGATGCTCGGTGGGCTCGCCGAGCCGGAGCGGGCACAGCTGATGGCGCGGTCGCTGGCGGAGCGGATGGCGCTGGTGCTGCAGGGTTCCCTGCTGGTGCGGCACAGCCACCCGGCGGTCGCCGATGCGTTCTGCGCCTCGCGGCTCGACGGGGAGTGGGGCAACGCCTTCGGCACCCTGCCGGCCGGCGTCGATCTGACCTCGGTCCTGGAGCGGGCCCGGCCGGATGCGCCGGGTGCGGCCGGGAACGCGGTCTGA
- a CDS encoding PaaX family transcriptional regulator C-terminal domain-containing protein has product MNDDRTRTIDDTEAAALALRPLTARSIVLSTLLGHHPPRLPARALVRVGELFGIAEGTVRVALSRMVAAGDLRQAEGAYALTTRLLARQTRQDESRSPRTRPWSGDWEIAVVTTPEGRPAAERTALRQAMATLRMAELREGNWLRPANLDRSRPAVVTDQCTWFTGTPDGDPATLAGRLWDLAGWAGRARALSAALDRAGTHADRFTVAAAALRHLLADPLLPAELLPENWPGEQLRRTYAEFETELRDLLRQYLAG; this is encoded by the coding sequence ATGAACGACGACCGGACCCGCACGATCGACGACACCGAGGCCGCCGCGCTCGCGCTCCGCCCGCTCACGGCCCGCTCCATCGTGCTGAGCACCCTCCTCGGGCACCACCCGCCGCGGCTGCCCGCGCGCGCCCTGGTGCGGGTCGGTGAGCTCTTCGGCATCGCCGAGGGCACCGTCCGGGTCGCGCTCTCCCGGATGGTGGCCGCCGGTGACCTGCGGCAGGCCGAGGGCGCGTACGCCCTCACCACCCGGCTGCTGGCGCGCCAGACCCGGCAGGACGAGAGCCGCTCACCGCGGACCCGCCCCTGGAGCGGGGACTGGGAGATCGCCGTCGTCACCACCCCGGAAGGCCGCCCGGCGGCCGAGCGCACCGCGCTGCGCCAGGCCATGGCGACGCTGCGGATGGCCGAGCTCCGCGAGGGCAACTGGCTGCGCCCCGCCAACCTCGACCGGTCCCGCCCCGCCGTCGTCACCGACCAGTGCACCTGGTTCACCGGCACCCCGGACGGTGACCCGGCCACGCTCGCCGGCCGGCTGTGGGACCTGGCCGGCTGGGCCGGGCGGGCCCGCGCCCTGTCGGCCGCACTGGACCGCGCCGGCACCCACGCCGACCGCTTCACGGTCGCGGCGGCCGCGCTCCGCCATCTCCTCGCCGACCCGCTGCTGCCCGCCGAACTCCTGCCGGAGAACTGGCCGGGCGAGCAACTCCGCCGCACCTACGCGGAGTTCGAGACCGAACTACGGGATCTGCTGCGTCAGTATCTGGCGGGCTAG
- a CDS encoding DUF1990 family protein — protein sequence MRDLNYPEEGGTRRTPLPSGYHHLHEELPLGHGRTVLAAAGEAITTFRMHRAAGAGIRADAPRAAPGVNVEVALGFGPLRLRAPCIVVWTVHDENRIGFGYGARKGHPECGEEAFVAELRADGSVWFTVTAFSRPARALTRLAGPLVPVFQRQYARHLGRTLRRLANRP from the coding sequence ATGCGCGATCTGAACTACCCCGAGGAGGGCGGCACTCGGCGCACTCCGCTGCCGTCGGGCTATCACCACCTCCACGAGGAGCTGCCGCTCGGCCACGGCCGCACGGTGCTGGCCGCTGCGGGCGAGGCGATCACCACCTTCCGGATGCACCGCGCGGCCGGTGCCGGAATCCGCGCCGACGCCCCACGGGCGGCGCCGGGCGTGAACGTCGAGGTCGCGCTGGGGTTCGGCCCGCTGCGGCTGCGGGCGCCGTGCATCGTGGTGTGGACGGTGCACGACGAGAACCGCATCGGGTTCGGATACGGGGCCCGGAAGGGGCACCCCGAGTGCGGTGAGGAGGCGTTCGTCGCCGAGCTTCGCGCGGACGGCTCGGTCTGGTTCACGGTGACCGCCTTCAGCCGGCCCGCCCGCGCGCTCACCCGACTCGCCGGCCCACTGGTCCCCGTCTTCCAGCGCCAGTACGCCCGCCATCTGGGCCGGACCCTCCGCCGCCTGGCGAACCGTCCGTAG
- a CDS encoding aminotransferase class I/II-fold pyridoxal phosphate-dependent enzyme → MTTELSADALNGLLERARKDYQDLAGRGLSLNLTRGKPAPEQLDLSEELLSLPAGRHTAADGTDVRNYGGLEGLLELREIFAGVLQVPVGQLLAAGNSSLELMHDSLVHALLSVLPGAESRWVEQERIAFLCPIPGYDRHFALCERFGIEMIPVPMTAEGPDMAVVERLVAEDPAVKGIWCVPKYSNPDGVCYSDETVARLAAMNTAAPDFRIFWDNAYAAHHLTDEPVEIADLLAACADAGNPDRAFVFGSTSKITAAGAGVAFFGSSPANVKWLLANNAKRSIGPDKVNQLRHAMFLRDADGVRTHMERQRALLGPKFEAVARILEAELGGTGLARWTDPKGGYFVTLEVPDGCAKEVVRRAAEAGIVLTPAGATHPYGDDPRDATIRIAPSYPGLEELEQAIEGLAVCVRLVGYEQQAG, encoded by the coding sequence ATGACCACCGAGCTGAGCGCCGACGCCCTGAACGGGCTCCTCGAGCGGGCCCGCAAGGACTATCAGGATCTCGCGGGGCGCGGACTCTCGCTGAATCTCACGCGGGGCAAGCCGGCGCCCGAGCAGCTCGACCTCTCCGAGGAGCTGCTGAGCCTGCCGGCCGGGCGGCACACCGCCGCCGACGGTACGGACGTGCGCAACTACGGTGGTCTTGAAGGGCTGCTGGAGCTCCGGGAGATATTCGCCGGGGTGCTCCAGGTGCCGGTCGGGCAGCTCCTCGCGGCGGGCAACTCCAGCCTTGAGCTGATGCACGACAGCCTGGTGCACGCCCTGCTGAGCGTGCTGCCGGGGGCCGAGTCGCGGTGGGTGGAGCAGGAGCGGATCGCGTTCCTGTGCCCGATACCGGGCTACGACCGGCACTTCGCGCTCTGTGAGCGGTTCGGGATCGAGATGATCCCGGTGCCGATGACGGCCGAGGGGCCGGACATGGCGGTCGTGGAGCGTTTGGTCGCCGAGGACCCGGCCGTCAAGGGCATCTGGTGCGTCCCGAAGTACAGCAACCCGGACGGGGTCTGCTACAGCGACGAGACGGTGGCGCGACTGGCCGCGATGAACACCGCCGCGCCCGATTTCCGGATCTTCTGGGACAACGCGTACGCCGCCCACCACCTCACCGACGAGCCCGTCGAGATCGCCGATCTGCTCGCCGCCTGCGCGGACGCCGGGAACCCGGACCGCGCGTTCGTCTTCGGCTCCACCTCGAAGATCACCGCGGCGGGCGCGGGCGTCGCCTTCTTCGGCTCGTCGCCCGCGAACGTGAAGTGGCTGCTGGCCAACAACGCCAAGCGGTCGATCGGCCCGGACAAGGTCAATCAGCTGCGGCACGCGATGTTCCTGCGGGACGCCGACGGGGTGCGGACCCACATGGAGCGCCAGCGCGCCCTGCTCGGGCCGAAGTTCGAGGCGGTGGCCCGCATCCTGGAGGCCGAGCTCGGCGGCACCGGACTGGCCCGCTGGACCGACCCCAAGGGCGGCTACTTCGTCACCCTCGAAGTGCCGGACGGCTGCGCCAAGGAGGTCGTACGCCGGGCCGCCGAGGCGGGCATCGTGCTGACCCCGGCCGGCGCCACCCACCCGTACGGTGACGACCCGCGCGACGCCACCATCCGGATCGCGCCCAGCTACCCCGGCCTCGAAGAACTGGAGCAGGCCATCGAGGGCCTCGCCGTCTGCGTCCGGCTCGTGGGCTACGAGCAGCAGGCCGGCTAG
- a CDS encoding crotonase/enoyl-CoA hydratase family protein — protein sequence MSVRVERAGPVTTVVLSRPASRNAVDGAAARQLADAFREFDADDGARIAVLWGEGGTFCSGADLKAIGTERGNRVAPDGDGPMGPTRMRLGKPVIAAVAGHAVAGGLELALWCDLRVAEEDAVFGVFCRRWGVPLIDGGTVRLPRLIGASRAMDLVLTGRPVPAAEALDIGLVHRVVPAGTARAEAELLAAEIARFPQACLRSDRASLLDQEGRDEESAMAAELRYGQAVLPEATAGAARFTAGAGRHGAPDGSQEPGA from the coding sequence ATGTCCGTACGGGTGGAGCGCGCCGGGCCGGTGACGACGGTGGTGCTGTCCCGGCCCGCTTCCCGCAACGCCGTGGACGGGGCGGCGGCCCGGCAACTCGCCGACGCTTTCCGGGAGTTCGACGCCGATGACGGTGCCCGGATCGCGGTGTTGTGGGGCGAGGGCGGGACGTTCTGCTCCGGTGCCGATCTCAAGGCGATCGGTACCGAGCGCGGCAATCGCGTGGCCCCGGACGGGGACGGGCCGATGGGACCGACCCGGATGCGGCTGGGCAAGCCGGTGATCGCGGCGGTCGCGGGGCATGCGGTGGCCGGCGGCCTGGAGCTGGCGCTCTGGTGCGATCTCCGGGTGGCGGAGGAGGACGCGGTGTTCGGGGTGTTCTGCCGGCGCTGGGGAGTACCGCTGATCGACGGCGGTACGGTGCGGCTGCCGCGGCTGATCGGCGCGAGCCGGGCGATGGACCTGGTGCTGACGGGGCGTCCGGTCCCGGCCGCGGAGGCGCTGGACATCGGTCTGGTCCACCGCGTGGTGCCGGCCGGTACGGCGCGCGCGGAGGCCGAGCTGCTGGCGGCGGAGATCGCCCGCTTCCCGCAGGCATGTCTGCGCAGCGACCGCGCCTCCCTATTGGACCAGGAGGGCCGGGACGAGGAGTCGGCGATGGCCGCGGAACTCCGTTACGGACAGGCGGTACTGCCCGAGGCGACGGCAGGTGCGGCGCGGTTCACCGCGGGGGCGGGACGGCACGGTGCGCCGGACGGGAGTCAGGAACCGGGAGCGTGA
- a CDS encoding amino acid permease codes for MSTGTVRDDGTTRDGAPDAPGGLQQGLKRRHMQLIALGGVIGAGLFVGSGVVIRSTGPAAVLSFLAAGVLTVLIMRMLAEMTVARPALGSFYAHVRETLGLRAGFTVGWLYWYFFVIVVAVEAVAGGRIVQLWLPGVPLWAVSLVLMTLLTATNMVSARSYGEFEYWFSSVKILAIVVFLFLGALFVLGLWPDSPGGLGNLTAHGGFAPKGVGAVLAAVVPCIGFFTGAEIVTIAAAESAEPERAVADAIRSIVLRVVAFYVLSAFLVVTVVPWTSKAIEVSPYAAVLDRLAVPAAGTVMNALVLIAVLSCLNSALYTSSRMLFALTRNGDAPRGFTKVSASGVPRRALLAGTSAGYLSVIAAWISPDVVFQFLINSYGAVALFVYLAIAVAQVRMRRKLERTEPERLTLKMWLFPWLSRLTIALMAVVIGAMAWLPDSRSQFWLSLLTVAVVLAGYELRRRKGPAGAG; via the coding sequence ATGAGCACGGGAACGGTACGGGACGACGGCACCACTCGGGACGGGGCGCCGGACGCGCCGGGCGGACTGCAGCAGGGGCTCAAGCGCCGCCATATGCAGTTGATCGCGCTGGGCGGGGTCATCGGGGCCGGGCTGTTCGTCGGCAGCGGGGTGGTCATCCGGTCCACCGGTCCGGCCGCTGTGTTGTCGTTCCTTGCGGCCGGCGTGCTCACCGTACTGATCATGCGGATGCTGGCCGAGATGACCGTCGCCCGCCCGGCGCTGGGGTCGTTCTACGCCCATGTCCGCGAGACGCTGGGGCTGCGCGCGGGGTTCACGGTCGGCTGGCTGTACTGGTACTTCTTTGTGATCGTGGTCGCCGTCGAGGCGGTGGCCGGCGGCCGGATCGTCCAACTGTGGCTTCCCGGCGTGCCGTTGTGGGCGGTCAGCCTGGTGCTGATGACACTGCTGACCGCGACCAATATGGTCTCGGCCCGCTCCTACGGCGAGTTCGAGTACTGGTTCTCCTCGGTCAAGATCCTGGCGATCGTGGTGTTCCTCTTCCTCGGCGCGCTGTTCGTGCTGGGGCTGTGGCCGGACTCCCCCGGCGGCCTGGGAAACCTGACCGCGCACGGCGGGTTCGCGCCCAAGGGCGTCGGCGCGGTGCTGGCCGCCGTCGTGCCCTGCATCGGGTTCTTCACCGGCGCGGAGATCGTGACGATCGCGGCCGCCGAGTCGGCCGAGCCGGAGCGGGCGGTGGCGGACGCGATCCGCTCGATCGTGCTGCGGGTGGTCGCGTTCTATGTGCTGTCGGCCTTCCTGGTGGTCACGGTGGTGCCCTGGACGTCGAAGGCGATCGAGGTGAGTCCGTACGCGGCGGTGCTGGACCGGCTCGCCGTGCCCGCGGCCGGCACGGTCATGAACGCGCTGGTGCTGATCGCCGTGCTGTCCTGCCTGAACTCCGCGCTCTACACGTCCTCCCGGATGCTGTTCGCGCTCACCCGCAACGGGGACGCGCCGCGCGGCTTCACCAAGGTCAGCGCGAGCGGGGTGCCGCGCAGGGCGCTGCTGGCCGGGACCTCGGCCGGCTATCTGTCGGTGATCGCGGCCTGGATCTCCCCCGATGTCGTCTTCCAGTTCCTCATCAACTCCTACGGCGCGGTCGCCCTGTTCGTCTATCTGGCGATCGCCGTCGCCCAGGTGCGGATGCGGCGGAAGCTGGAGCGTACGGAGCCGGAGCGGCTGACGCTGAAGATGTGGCTGTTTCCGTGGCTGAGCCGGCTGACCATTGCGCTGATGGCAGTGGTGATCGGGGCCATGGCGTGGTTGCCGGACAGCCGGTCGCAGTTCTGGCTGAGTCTGCTGACGGTGGCCGTGGTGCTGGCCGGTTACGAGCTGCGGCGGCGGAAGGGGCCGGCCGGCGCGGGCTGA
- a CDS encoding lactonase family protein, with product MGAEGTGTQTGSGTGRRRFLGTVAGLGLAAAAGTGLRSLEDTEPAQAPRRPAPRPPRVRPLFLGTYTSVEGGGTGVGYGTYDTRTGQITAGGVVTGVGDPSYLALAPSGRTLYAVNEREQGGVTAMALRPDGPPGVLGTRSTGGAGPCHLSVHPGGRWLLSANYLSGSVAVHPVDRATGALGERTDLVTHSSPPPGPGQDGPHAHQIITAPDGRHVLAVDLGNDTVYTYRLDSSAGKLTQLSYAALRPGAGPRHLTFHPSGDFAYLANEVDNTVVVCRYDRRSGRLTPGAPQPTGTGPGTNYPAQLLVTRDGRFAYLANRGHNSLTRYAVETAGARLRLLDTVPVGGDFPRQIAFSPDQRWLFAANQKSGSVTVFSVDPRTGTLDRTGTPFTAPVPVCVLPR from the coding sequence ATGGGAGCAGAAGGCACGGGAACGCAGACCGGGAGCGGTACGGGCCGCCGGCGGTTCCTCGGCACCGTCGCGGGGCTGGGGCTGGCCGCGGCGGCCGGGACGGGGCTGCGCTCGTTGGAGGACACCGAGCCCGCGCAGGCCCCCCGCCGCCCGGCGCCACGCCCGCCCCGCGTCCGTCCGCTCTTCCTGGGGACCTACACCTCGGTCGAGGGCGGCGGCACCGGCGTCGGATACGGCACGTACGACACCAGGACCGGGCAGATCACCGCCGGCGGGGTGGTGACCGGCGTCGGCGATCCCTCGTACCTCGCCCTGGCGCCGTCCGGCCGCACCCTCTACGCGGTCAACGAGCGGGAGCAGGGCGGGGTGACCGCCATGGCGCTGCGGCCGGACGGCCCGCCCGGCGTCCTGGGCACCCGGTCCACGGGCGGAGCGGGCCCCTGCCATCTGTCGGTGCACCCCGGCGGCCGCTGGCTGCTCAGCGCCAACTACCTCTCCGGCAGCGTCGCCGTACATCCGGTCGACCGGGCCACCGGCGCCCTGGGCGAGCGCACGGATCTGGTCACCCACTCCAGCCCGCCGCCCGGCCCCGGACAGGACGGGCCGCATGCCCACCAGATCATCACCGCCCCGGACGGCCGCCATGTGCTGGCGGTGGACCTCGGCAACGACACCGTCTACACCTACCGGCTCGACTCCTCGGCCGGAAAGCTCACCCAGCTGTCGTACGCGGCGCTGCGGCCCGGGGCCGGCCCCCGGCATCTGACCTTCCATCCCTCCGGCGACTTCGCGTATCTGGCGAACGAGGTCGACAACACGGTCGTGGTCTGCCGCTACGACCGCCGGAGCGGACGACTCACGCCCGGTGCGCCGCAGCCCACGGGCACCGGCCCGGGCACCAACTACCCGGCGCAGCTCCTGGTCACCAGGGACGGCCGCTTCGCCTATCTCGCCAACCGCGGCCACAACAGCCTGACCCGCTACGCCGTGGAGACCGCCGGGGCCCGGCTGCGCCTGCTGGACACCGTGCCCGTCGGCGGGGACTTCCCCCGGCAGATCGCCTTCTCACCGGATCAGCGATGGCTCTTCGCGGCGAACCAGAAGTCCGGATCGGTGACGGTGTTCTCGGTGGACCCCCGGACCGGCACCCTGGACCGCACGGGCACCCCGTTCACGGCTCCGGTACCGGTGTGCGTCCTGCCACGGTGA